A genomic window from Gossypium hirsutum isolate 1008001.06 chromosome D10, Gossypium_hirsutum_v2.1, whole genome shotgun sequence includes:
- the LOC121222348 gene encoding EPIDERMAL PATTERNING FACTOR-like protein 6 produces MEASLFWFLLALQIVVTWSCAKSRHLTPNYGFGANQPGQNPESLQVPLGPSSSSKEVFSQSYKSKQGQGNINGETYVEAETSRLGTGSGRPSCEHKCYGCTPCEAIQVPTTPGNHSHVSLQSANYEPESWKCKCGPTFYSP; encoded by the exons ATGGAAGCAAGCTTGTTTTGGTTTCTGTTGGCTCTTCAAATAGTAGTAACCTGGAGTTGTGCAAAAAGCAGGCATTTAACACCAAACTATGGCTTTGGAGCTAATCAACCAG GCCAGAATCCAGAGTCTTTGCAAGTTCCCTTGGGGCCAAGTTCAAGCTCAAAAGAAGTCTTTTCACAGAGTTACAAAAGCAAGCAAGGACAGGGTAACATAAATGGAGAAACTTATGTTGAAGCGGAGACCAGCAGACTGGGCACAGGCTCAGGCCGTCCGAGCTGTGAACACAAATGCTATGGTTGCACTCCATGTGAAGCCATTCAAGTGCCTACGACTCCAGGCAACCACAGCCATGTGAGCCTGCAGTCCGCAAATTATGAGCCTGAGAGTTGGAAATGCAAGTGTGGTCCTACGTTTTATAGCCCATGA
- the LOC107916390 gene encoding uncharacterized protein: MSEPKHHPTQTPSEKDVKAPNIIERGKEEIEALFHHDKKPHHHKETHGRSDDIDEDTAVDDVKGPNVFERVKEEVEAIVGAIHPKKESKGP, from the exons ATGTCTGAACCTAAACATCATCCAACACAGACTCCCTCAG AGAAAGATGTTAAAGCACCTAACATAATTGAGAGAGGTAAGGAAGAAATTGAGGCACTATTCCACCATGATAAAAAACCACACCATCACAAAGAAACACATGGAAGGAGCGATGATATCGACGAGGACACCGCTGTTGATGATGTTAAAGGCCCTAACGTGTTTGAAAGAGTGAAAGAAGAAGTGGAGGCCATTGTTGGAGCAATTCATCCCAAGAAAGAATCTAAAGGACCGTGA